A DNA window from Candidatus Binatia bacterium contains the following coding sequences:
- the dtd gene encoding D-aminoacyl-tRNA deacylase, which produces MRAVVQRVGSAHVTIGGRVTAEIGGGLAVLLGVAADDTTDDADWLLGKVLDLRIFENEIGKFDRSLRDCRGDLLVVSQFTLLADTRKGRRPSFSDAAAPETAIPLYGRFVAAARAAGVRVATGEFGARMQVALVNDGPVTIVLDSRRP; this is translated from the coding sequence ATGCGCGCGGTCGTGCAGCGCGTTGGCAGCGCACACGTTACCATAGGCGGCCGGGTCACCGCCGAAATAGGCGGAGGCCTGGCCGTCCTCCTCGGCGTCGCGGCGGACGACACGACCGACGACGCCGACTGGCTGCTCGGTAAAGTCCTGGACCTCCGGATCTTCGAGAACGAAATCGGGAAGTTCGACCGATCGCTGCGTGACTGCCGCGGCGATCTTCTCGTCGTGTCGCAGTTCACCCTTCTCGCCGACACCCGCAAGGGGCGACGGCCGTCGTTCAGCGATGCCGCCGCACCCGAGACTGCCATCCCGCTTTACGGGCGTTTCGTCGCCGCCGCCCGCGCCGCCGGCGTCCGCGTCGCGACCGGAGAGTTCGGCGCGCGGATGCAGGTCGCCCTCGTCAACGACGGGCCGGTAACGATCGTTCTCGATAGCCGGCGGCCCTGA
- a CDS encoding PAS domain S-box protein, whose protein sequence is MGTPLRVLLIEDCEDDARLVLRELCRAGYAPVSERVDTAPALAAALAEREWDIVLCDYVMPQFSGTAALERMRGHGSDLPVIIVSGEISQEAAIAAMRAGARDFVMKDGLARLAPAVARELREAKARRERRRAEEALRQSEIRYRELVENLSEVIFTVDTAGHVTYVSPNVESIGGYCQDEIVGRSFTEFVHPEDLPALMASYQRTIAGHLEPSEYRVLAKSGNAIWVRTSSRPIVRDGEVAGLQAVLMDITDRREAEGRQQLLALLVEQAPIGIVRTDASGQVTGANPAALRILGSPSEEATRQFNVLSLPNLREAGISAVFERTIVEKVSTQVEAPYRSYWGRESVVRMQIVPLLGRAGDVHGTLAIIEDTTERAQWASALRASEQRLRSVLDGLGPSIFVALLDLDGRILEGNQPWLAVAGGGHEDLRGRVLDGLPEIGHSAAVVARVRAGIGQAAGGVSWRGDVETRLRSGRVMVVDLFLGPLVDEAGRVAYIVGSGVDVTDRTLAEAGLRRLNAELERRVRERTAQLEAANKELEAFTSSVSHDLRAPLRVVDGFSEALALEHADRLDDQARAYVQRIRGAAARMGQLIDDLLTLARVSHRHLDLTRVELGRLAHWIAGELQRSDPERRVTFAIADDVEVRGDARLLRVALENLLGNAWKYSSKHPTARIEFGVRWEDGGAVYFVRDDGAGFDMHYADKLFVAFQRLHGSEFEGTGIGLATVARIIHRHGGRIWAEGAVEQGATVYFTLPNAEP, encoded by the coding sequence ATGGGTACGCCGCTGCGTGTCTTGTTGATCGAGGACTGTGAGGATGACGCGCGGCTCGTACTGCGCGAGTTGTGTCGCGCGGGGTACGCCCCGGTTTCGGAACGCGTGGATACTGCGCCTGCACTGGCTGCCGCCCTTGCGGAGCGCGAGTGGGACATCGTTCTGTGCGACTACGTCATGCCGCAATTCAGCGGCACGGCAGCGCTGGAACGGATGCGTGGACACGGTTCCGACCTGCCCGTCATCATCGTATCCGGCGAAATCAGCCAGGAGGCGGCTATCGCGGCGATGCGCGCCGGCGCGCGCGATTTCGTAATGAAGGACGGCCTTGCGCGCCTGGCACCGGCGGTGGCGCGCGAGCTGCGCGAAGCCAAGGCGCGCCGCGAGCGCCGGCGGGCCGAGGAGGCTTTGCGACAATCGGAGATCCGGTACCGCGAGCTGGTCGAGAACCTCAGCGAGGTGATCTTCACGGTAGATACGGCAGGGCACGTCACTTACGTCAGCCCCAACGTGGAGAGCATCGGCGGATACTGCCAGGACGAGATCGTCGGCCGGTCGTTTACGGAGTTCGTCCATCCCGAAGATCTGCCCGCGCTGATGGCGAGCTACCAGCGGACCATCGCCGGTCACCTGGAGCCGAGCGAGTATCGGGTGCTTGCGAAGTCCGGCAATGCAATCTGGGTACGGACATCCAGTCGCCCGATCGTGCGCGACGGCGAGGTGGCCGGGCTGCAAGCGGTGTTGATGGACATTACCGACCGCAGGGAAGCCGAAGGGCGACAGCAGTTGCTGGCGCTACTGGTGGAGCAGGCGCCGATCGGTATCGTCAGGACGGATGCCAGTGGTCAGGTGACCGGCGCTAACCCGGCCGCACTGCGGATCCTCGGCTCGCCGAGCGAGGAGGCGACCAGGCAGTTCAACGTCCTGAGTCTGCCCAACCTGCGCGAGGCCGGCATCAGCGCCGTCTTCGAACGCACGATCGTCGAGAAGGTGTCGACGCAGGTGGAAGCGCCGTACCGCTCGTACTGGGGAAGGGAGTCGGTCGTTCGCATGCAGATCGTGCCGTTGCTCGGCCGCGCCGGGGACGTGCATGGAACGTTGGCGATCATCGAGGACACCACCGAGCGGGCGCAGTGGGCGAGTGCTTTGCGGGCGAGCGAGCAGCGTTTGCGCAGTGTGCTGGACGGACTCGGGCCTTCGATCTTCGTCGCCCTGTTGGATCTGGACGGTCGTATCCTCGAAGGCAATCAGCCCTGGTTGGCTGTGGCCGGGGGTGGACACGAGGACTTGCGCGGTCGGGTTCTCGACGGGCTTCCGGAGATCGGTCACTCGGCCGCGGTAGTTGCGCGCGTGCGCGCGGGGATCGGGCAGGCCGCCGGCGGTGTGAGCTGGCGGGGCGACGTCGAGACCCGCCTGCGCAGCGGCAGGGTCATGGTCGTCGATCTGTTTCTCGGCCCGCTGGTGGACGAAGCCGGGCGGGTCGCCTACATCGTCGGCTCCGGCGTCGACGTCACCGACCGTACCCTGGCCGAAGCCGGCCTGCGTCGGTTGAATGCCGAGCTCGAACGCCGGGTGAGAGAACGGACCGCACAACTCGAAGCCGCCAACAAGGAGCTGGAAGCGTTCACGTCGTCGGTCTCGCACGACCTGCGTGCGCCATTGCGTGTGGTCGACGGCTTTTCCGAGGCGTTGGCGCTGGAGCACGCCGACAGGCTGGACGATCAGGCGCGGGCTTACGTGCAGCGCATACGCGGCGCCGCGGCGCGGATGGGGCAGTTGATCGACGACCTGCTGACCCTGGCGCGAGTGTCGCACCGCCATCTGGATCTCACCCGCGTGGAGTTGGGACGGCTGGCGCACTGGATCGCCGGAGAGTTGCAGCGTTCCGATCCCGAGCGGCGGGTTACGTTCGCGATTGCGGATGACGTCGAAGTGCGCGGCGATGCGCGGCTGTTACGGGTTGCCCTGGAGAACCTGCTTGGCAATGCCTGGAAGTACAGTAGCAAGCATCCGACGGCCCGGATCGAATTCGGGGTGCGCTGGGAGGACGGTGGGGCCGTGTATTTCGTGCGCGACGACGGCGCGGGCTTCGACATGCACTATGCCGACAAGCTCTTCGTTGCGTTCCAGCGCTTGCACGGCAGCGAGTTCGAGGGCACCGGGATCGGCCTGGCGACGGTGGCGCGGATAATCCATCGCCACGGCGGTCGCATCTGGGCGGAAGGCGCCGTCGAGCAAGGCGCGACCGTCTACTTCACGCTGCCGAACGCCGAACCGTAG